In the Deltaproteobacteria bacterium genome, one interval contains:
- a CDS encoding aminodeoxychorismate/anthranilate synthase component II: protein MILIIDNYDSFTYNLVQAFGGFGETMQVFRNDEISLEQFGGLRPDRLVISPGPGVPATAGVTLSAIRYFAERVPILGVCLGHQAIAEAFGGKVVPADRLMHGKVSRIYHDGKKCYKGVQRPFEATRYHSLVVDRASLPGCLEIVSETEQGEIMGIRHKELPIEGVQFHPESFLTQEGEKILLNFLRQ from the coding sequence ATGATACTCATTATCGATAACTACGATTCATTTACCTACAACCTCGTTCAGGCCTTCGGGGGTTTTGGGGAGACCATGCAGGTCTTTAGAAACGATGAGATCTCTCTTGAACAGTTTGGAGGGCTCAGACCGGACAGGCTCGTCATATCTCCTGGGCCAGGAGTGCCTGCCACGGCAGGGGTTACGCTTTCGGCAATTCGCTATTTTGCAGAAAGAGTTCCCATCCTGGGGGTATGCCTCGGACATCAAGCCATTGCCGAGGCCTTTGGGGGCAAGGTGGTGCCAGCCGACCGTCTGATGCACGGCAAGGTCTCTCGCATCTATCACGACGGTAAAAAATGTTACAAGGGTGTCCAGCGACCCTTTGAGGCAACCCGTTACCACTCTTTAGTGGTAGACCGTGCCAGCTTGCCCGGGTGTTTGGAAATCGTTTCTGAGACGGAGCAGGGCGAGATCATGGGAATCAGGCACAAGGAACTTCCCATTGAAGGGGTGCAGTTTCACCCCGAATCGTTCCTAACCCAGGAGGGTGAAAAGATCTTGCTCAATTTTTTGCGACAGTGA